In one Nicotiana tomentosiformis chromosome 6, ASM39032v3, whole genome shotgun sequence genomic region, the following are encoded:
- the LOC138893837 gene encoding uncharacterized protein gives MAPFEALYGRRCRSPIGWFEIGEAELIGPDLVRQAMEKVKIIKERLKTTKSHKISYSDVRRRDLEFKEDDWRIGEVAYKHELQPEMSLVNPVFHVSILKKLVGDPLAIVPVETIEVNEELSYEEIPVSIIDRQVRKLRNIEIAFVKVLWRNQQVEEATWEAEEEMKKQYPYLIE, from the exons atggcaccatttgaggcattatatggtaggagatgtagatctcccattgggtggttcgaaattggggaagctgagttgatagggccagacctcgtgcgtcaggctatggagaaggttaagatcattaaggagcggttgaaaactactAAGAGTCATAAAatatcctattcggatgttcgtcgtagagacttagagttcaaagaagatgattgg aggatcggtgaggtagcgtACAAGCATGAGCTAcaacctgagatgtcattagtgaacccggtgttccatgtgtctattttGAAGAAGTTAGTTGGAGATCCATTAGCTATTGTGCCAGTTGAGACCATTGAAGTtaatgaggaactgtcatatgaagaaattccagtctctattattgatcggcaagtacGAAAGTTGAGAAATATAGAAATTGCATTCGTGAAAgtactatggcgaaaccaacaggttgaagaggctacttgggaagccgaggaagaaatgaagaaacagTATCCTTATTTgattgaatag